A segment of the Bradyrhizobium sp. CCBAU 53340 genome:
ATGACGTCGTCATAGACGACCTCGATGTTGCGCACGGCGAGGAGGGGAGCGGGAGCCACGGCGGTCGGGGCGGTGCGAACTGCTTCTGCGGTCTGGGTCATGTGTCGAAACTCTCCGCTGTCGTCGCCCGGCTTGACCGGGCGACCCAGTATTCCAGAGACGCCGGAGATTCACGGAGAAGCCGCGGCGTACTGGATCCCCCGCGTTCGCGGGGGATGACATCTGTGCGTTTGGAGAATGCTGGGCTCACCAGCCCAGCAGCTCCGGCTTGCGCGGCAGCTCGACGGTCTTGACCTTCTCGAGCTTGATCGTGCCCTTGGCGATGAGGTCGTTGAGGTCGCCGTCGGTCGCGCCCGAGATCTTGGTGCGATAGAGGTCGACCTTCAGCGTGCCGCGATGGTCCTTGTCGGTCCAGGTCGAGGGATTGCAGACGCCTTCCATGCCTGCCGGCACCCAGTCCTTCTTCTGGTAGAAGCCCTTCACGACGTTGTCGCCGGTGGCGCCGCCGTTCTTGGCGGCCCAGTCGAGCGCCTCCTTCATGTAGAGCGCCGAGCAGACGGCGGCGATGTAGTGCACGGGCCGATAGACCTTGCCTGACGGGTCGGACATCTTGGAGATCTCCATCACCGTCTTCATGCCGGGCGCATCACCGCCCCAGCTCACCGCGGTGCGCAGCGGGAAGATCACGCCGTTGGCGGCATCGCCCGCGGTCTTGGCGGCGTTCTCATCCATGCCCCAGACATTGCCGAGGAACTGGATTTCGACGCCGGCGGTCTTGCAGGCCTTCATCACCGAGATGTTGGAAGCCGCGGTGTTGCCGAGATAGGCGTAGTTGGCGCCCGAGGATTTCAGGCTTAGGCACTGCGCGCTGTAGTCGCCCGGCGCCAGCGCGAACACCAGCGGCGGCAGCACCTCGAAGCCGAGCTCCTGCGCCATGGCTTCGCCGGCCGCCTTCGGTGCGTTGGGATAGGGATGGTTGGCGCCCATATGGACGAATTTCGGCTTGCCGGGCTTGCCCTTGGCCTTCCAGTCCTCGGCCGCCCACATCAGCATCGCGCGTAGCGCGTCCGAATAGCTCGGACCATAGAAGAAATTATAAGGTGCGGGCTTGGCCTTGCCGCTGACGCCTTCGGGATCAGTCAGTGCGGCGGCATAAGAGCCGGAAAGGTCCGGGATCTTGTCCTGCGCGAGGAAGCCAGTCAGCGCCTCGGTATCGGCTGTGCCCCAACCCATGATCGCCGCGACCTTGCTGTCGGGGGCCGACCACTTCTTGTAGAGCGCGATCGCCTTCGGCACCTGGTAGCCGTAGTCGTTGGTGTCGACGTTGACCTGCTTGCCGCCGATGCCGCCATTCTTGTTGACCCAGGCAAAGGTGTCGGCGACGGCCTGGCCGTAGGGTGTGCCGACGTCGGAGGTGCCGCCGGAATAATCGGCAAGATGGCCGATCGCGATCTGTGCCTGCGCGCTCGCCGAAAATGCGGCGATGGCGATTGCAAGCGATGCGGTGCTCAAAAAGGCCTTCATCTTCATGGGTCGGTTCCTCCGGTTTATTGTTTAAGTGCAGTGTCCCGAACTCAGTGCGAGAACGGGTAGAGTTTCCAGTACGCTTTGATCTGTCGCCAGCGATGCGCGAGTCCGTCAGGCTCGAACATCAGGAATGCGATGATGATCGCCCCGATGGTGATCTCGCGCAGGAAGGTGATGTTGTTGTTGAGCGCCAGTGCCTTGTCGATCGCGCCGCCTTTCAGGTACAGGCTGAGAAGTTCGATCGATTCCGGCAGCAGCACCACGAAAGCGGTGCCCATCAGCGTGCCCATGATCGAGCCGGTGCCGCCGATGATGATCATGGCGAGAAACAGGATCGAGCGTTCGATGCCGAAACCTTCCTGCGACACGACCTGCTGGTAGTGCGCATAGAGCGCGCCGGCGATGCCGGCGAAGAAGGCGGCGAGGCCGAATGACAGCGTGCGGTATTTGGTGAGGTTGATGCCCATGATCTCCGCGGAGAGATAATGGTCGCGGATCGCCACCAGCGCGCGGCCGTCGCGCGTGCGCATCAGATTGGTGACGAGGATGTAGCTCGCGAGCACATAGGCCAGCACGACATAGAAATATTGTTTGTCGCCGCGCAGCGTATAGCCGAAAATCGAGAATGGTTCGGCGCTCGCCGGCACGGAGCCGCCGGAGAACCATTCTGCACGGGAGAAGAAGTCGAGCAGGATGTATTGCGCAGCCAGCGTCGCGATGACGAGATAGAGCCCCTTCAGCCGCGCCGCCGGAATGCCGAAGATCAGGCCCACGAACGCGGTGACGATTCCGGCCAGCGGAATCGCGAAGAACACCGGGATCGGCGCGTTGTTGGAGATGTAGGCCGAGGTGAAGGCGCCGAGCAGGAAGAAGGCGGCGTGGCCGATCGAGATCTGGCCGGTGAAGCCGACCAGGATGTTGAGGCCGAGCGCCGCGATCGAGAAGATGCCGATCTGGATCAGGATGCTGAGCCAGTAGCCACTGATGATTTGCGGCACAAGGCAGAGCAGCAGCACGCCTAGAATCGCGAAGTTGCGGCTGGTGGTGGTCGGAAAGATCGTGGTGTCGGCCGCATAGGAGGTGCGGAAATCACCAGCAGGGATGAGGGCAGGGCCGGCCATGGATCAGATCCGCTCGATGTCGTGGGTGCCGAACAGGCCATAGGGCTTGATCATCAGCACGATGATGAGGACGTAGAACGGCGCGATCTCGTAGAGATTGCCCCAGTGCAGGTACTCGCTGTCGACATATTGCGCGACGTTCTCGAGCAGGCCGATGATGATGCCGCCGAGCACCGCGCCGCCGACGGAATCGAGCCCGCCGAGGATCGCTGCCGGAAATACCTTGATGCCGTAGGCGGCAAGGCCCGAGGAGACGCCGTTGACGACCGCGACGACGACGCCTGCGACCGCCGACACCGTCGCCGAGATCGCCCAGGCCATCGCAAACACGCTCTTCACGGAAATGCCGAGGGACTGCGCGACCTGCTGGTTGAACGCCGTGGCGCGCATGGCGAGGCCATATTTCGAGGCGCGGAAGAACCAGGCCATGCCGATCATCATCGCGACCGAGACGACCAGGCTCATGACATAGACGGTCTGGATCTGAAGCCCGAACAGGCTGACCGACTGGCTCTCGAACACGCGCGGAAACGGTTGCGGGTTGACGCCGAACATCCATTTCAGCGTCGCCTGCAGCATCGTGGAGAGGCCGATCGTCACCATGATCACGGAGATGATGGGTTCGCCGATCATCGGCCTGAGAATCAGGACCTGGATCGCGATGCCGAATACGAACATGAACACCAGCGTCATCGGCATGCCGATCCAGAACGGCACCTGGTATTTGGCGAGCAGCGCCCAGCACACCCAGGCGCCGACCAGCAGCAGTTCACCTTGCGCGAAATTGACGACCTGTGTCGCCTTGTAGATCAGCACGAACGACATCGCGACCACGCCGTAGAGCGTGCCGACCACGAGGCCGTTGACCAGGAGCTGAATGAGGAAGGCGGTGTTCATGGCTGTTGATCCGGCTCGTCATTGCCGGGCTTGACCCGGCAATCCATCGATGTGGAAAGTCGCCTGTTCGGAAGAGGATGGATGCGCGGGTCAAGCCCGCGCATGACGATCACCTGTGTCACTCCGCAGCCTCCGCCATGTGCCCGTGTCCGCCGAGATCCACCACGCGTAGCGTGGTGCGCACCCTCTGCGTGGTGCCGTCCTGGAAGCGGATCACGGTGTCGACGGGGATGTCGGCGTCGCCGCGGTAGATAGCGTCGATGATCCCGGCGTATTTCTCGTTGATGACGCCGCGGCGTACCTTTCGGGTGCGGGTCAGCTCGCCGTCGTCGGCGTCGAGTTCCTTGTAGAGCAGGAGGAAGCGCGAGATGCGCTGGGCCGGCGGCAGCGTGGCGTTGACGGTTTCGACCTCCTTCTGGAGCAGCGCGTAGACCTCGGGGCGCGAGGCGAGGTCGCTGTAGGTCGTGAAGGAGAGCCGGTTCTTCTCCGCCCATTTCGAGATGATGGAGTAGCGGATGCAGATCATCGCGGCCAGCGCGTCGCGGCCGGCACCCAGCACCACGGCTTCGGCGATATAGGGCGAGAACTTCAGCTTGTTCTCGATGAATTGCGGCGAGAAGCGCTCGCCGCGCGAGGTCTCGGCAAGATCCTTGATGCGGTCGATGACGACGAGCTGGCGGTTGGCGTTGAAATAGCCGGCATCGCCCGACAGCATCCAGCCGTCCCTGATGTCGGCAATGCTCGCCTCCGGGTTCTTGTAATAGCCGAGGAACATGTTGGGATGCCGCACCACGATCTCGCCGACGCCATGAATGTCGGCATTGTCGATGCGGATCTCGACGTTCTCGGCCATCGGCACGCCCGTCGTGTCGGGGTCGACTTTGCCCTCGGGATGGAGCGTGTAAGCCCCTAACAATTCCGTCTGGCCGTAGAGTGTGCGCAGCGGCACGCCCATGGCCTGGAAGAACTTGAACGTATCAGGCCCGAGCGCGGCGCCGCCGGTCGCGGCCGAGCGCAGGCGGGTGAAGCCGAGCCGGTCGCGCAGCGCGCGGAACAGGATCGCGTCGGCAAAGCCGGAGCGCTTGCCCTGCTCGAGCGCCGCGAGGCCCGACTTCATGCCGATGTCGAACAGGCGCTGCTTGAACGGCGTCGCGTCCATCACCTTGGCGCGGACGTCGGCGGCGATGGATTCCCAGACCCGTGGGGCAAAGAGCACGAAGGTCGGCGCGATTTCGCGCAGATCGTTCATCATCGTATCCGGCTCTTCGACGAAGTTGATCTTCATCCGGCAGAGCAGGCCTTTGCCGAGCACATAGACCTGCTCCATGATCCACGGCAGCGGCAGCACCGAGACATATTCGTCGTCGGGGCCTTTCGGATCGAAGGCGAGATAGGTCGCGCAATGGCCGAGCACGCGGCCGGCGGCGAGCATCGCAAGCTTCGGATGCGAAGTGGTGCCCGACGTCGTGCAGAGGATGGCGACGTCCTCGCCTCTGGTGGCGTCCACCAGCTGGTCGTAAAGCTGCGGCTCGCGCGCAGCCCGGGCGCGGCCGAGCTCGGCGAATTTCTCCGCCGACATCAGGCGCGGGTCATCGTACTTCCGCATGCCGCGCGGGTCGGAATAGATGATGTGCTTCAGCTTCGGCACGCGCTCGGCCAGCGCCAGCAGCTTGTCGACCTGCTCCTCATCCTCGGCAAAGACGAGCTGAGCCTCGCCGTAATTGAGGAGATAGGACGCTTCTTCGTCCAGCACGTCACGATAGAGCCCGAGGCTCAATCCGCCGATCGCATGCGTTGCGATTTCCGCCGCAACCCAGTCCGGCCGGTTATCGCCGATGATGCCGATGACGTCGCCGCGGCCAAGGCCGAGCTCGATCAGGCCGAGCGCGAAGTCGCGCACGCGGGTCTGGTAGTCGTTCCAGGTGAAGGGGCGCCAGAGGCCGAGATCCTTTTCGCGCAGCGCGATCTCGTTGCCATGCTCCTTCGCGTTCAGGCGGAGCATCTTCGGATAGGTGTCGGCCTGCGCCACGCGCCCTGCGTAATCCATCATGCCGCGCTCTCCTGTGCCGGCGGGGCATCATCGAGATCGACGAGAACCTCGTCCTCTTCGCCGAGATAGGCGCGCTTGACGTGCGGGTCGGCAAGAACTGCAGCCGGATCGCCCTCGGCGATCTTGCGGCCGAAATCCAGCACCATGACGCGATGGGAGATGTCCATCACCACGCCCATGTCGTGCTCGATCATCACCACCGTCATCCCGAACTCCTCGTTGAGATCGACGATGTAGCGGGCCATGTCCTCCTTTTCCTCGAAGTTCATGCCGGCCATCGGTTCGTCGAGGAGGATGAGGCGCGGCTCCAGCGCCATGGCGCGGGCGAGCTCGACGCGCTTGCGCAGGCCGTAGGAGAGGGTGCCCGCTGTCGCCTTGCGCACCGACTGGAGGTCAAGGAAGTCGATGATCTCCTCGACCTTGCGGCGATGCTCGAGCTCTTCCTTGCGTGCGCCGGTGAGCCAGTACAGCGAACCGGTAAGGAAGTTGTTCTTCAGGAGGTGATGGCGCCCGACCATGATGTTGTCGAGCACGCTCATGTGGTGGAAAAGGGCGAGGTTCTGGAAGGTGCGGCCGATGCCGAGCTTGGGGCGCGCATTCGGCGTTAGCCCCGTGATGTCACGGCCCTGGTAGAACAGCTGGCCTTCGGTCGGCTTATAGCGGCCGGAAATACAATTCACTATCGAGGTCTTGCCGGCGCCGTTGGGGCCGATGATCGAGAACAGCTCGCCCTCGCGGATCGAGAAGCTGACGTCGGTCAGCGCACGGACGCCGCCGAATCGCAATGACACGCCGCGCACTTCGAGACTGGTAGCCACCAAACAAATCCCTCCCGGTGATGGCGCATTCAGCGGCGCTCTTCCTCCGTTCCTCTCGGGCGATCCTAGTACGGTCGTGCCGGTGAGGCCATGCAGCACATGGTCCGACCAGAGCCGCGCTACTTTCGTACCCGTTTGGGATCAAAAGCCGCATCGCCCGAGGTGGTTCTCAATAGGGGAAAGCGCTATTTTGAAATGTCTCCGGCCTGACAATTCTGCGACAAAGTTTTTCGGGCGGCAGCGGCCTCCTTCTTTCGTCGGATGGTGGTCGGAACGATTGTGCTGCAGTGCAGCAGAAGGATGGAGTACGAAACGGTGCGGCTGGCCTCTCGATCATGATTTCAGAGGATCAACTGAAGCGCGTGGCCGCCTGGTCACGCGAGCTCACGCCAGCGGAGATCGAGGTCGCTCGCGCTGGGATCACGGAAAGGTCCTACGGCACTGGTGAGACCGTGTTCATGCGCGGCGATAAATTCGACTACTGGGCCGGTATGGTGAGCGGCCTTGCCCGCATGGGCGGAGTGTCGCGCGACGGCAAGGAGACCAGCCTCGCCGGGCTGACGGCGGGCGCCTGGTTTGGCGAGGGCAGCGTGCTCAAGAACGAGCCGCGGCGCTACGACGTGGTCGCTCTCCGTAATAGCCGCGTCGCGCTGATGGAACGCTCGGCCTTCATGTGGCTGTTCGAGAACAGCGTCGGCTTCAACCGCTTCCTGGTGCGCCAGCTCAACGAGCGGCTCGGCCAGTTCATCGGCATGCTCGAGGTCAACCGCACGCTCGATGCGACCTCCCGGCTTGCCCGGAGCATTGCCTCGCTGTTCAACCCGATCCTTTATCCGGAATCGACCGCCCATCTGGAGATCACCCAGGAGGAGATCGGCGCGCTCTCCGGCATGTCCAGGCAGAATGCCAATCGCGCGTTGAACCGGCTGGAGAAGGAGGGACTGCTGCGTCTCGAATATGGCGGCGTCACCATCCTCAATGTCGAGCGGCTGCGCGGATACGGCGACTAGCGAGCATTGGCGGGCGCGTGCACCGGCCAGAGGTCGGCGCGCCAGCGGATGGCGATCGCCAGCATCGCGATGAAGCCAGCAGCAGCATAGAGCGAGCCCGTCGCGGAATAGCCGATGATGTCGATCAGGCTGCCGGCCGCGAGCAATCCAAGCGGCAGACCGTAGATCACCATCATGCGGACTCCCATCACGCGACCGCGCAAATGCGCACTGGCCGTCCGCATCAGGATCACGGCAGCAGAAATCATCGACATGCTCTGGGCGATGCCGGTGAGCAGGAGGCACGCCATGGCGACGGGCATGGTCCTGATTTCGACGAATACCAGCAACATCGTGTACCAGGCCAGCGTCGCGCCGATCAGAAGCCGGGCGATGCGCAGGCCCCCGACCAGGCTGAGCGTGATGGAGCCGATCAGCGAGCCGGTCGCGAAGCTCGCCGAGAGATAGCCGAGGCCGGTCTGATCGGTATGAAAGATATCTCGCGCGATGTAGGGCAGCAGCCCATTGGTCAGCGGAAATGCGGTGAGATTGGCCAGGAATGCGACGCAGAGCGCGGCCAGCATGGCCGGTCCGTTCCAGGAATAGACGAGGCCTTCCCTGAGGTCGCGCAGCAGCCGCGAGCCGGAATGGCTCTCGACCGCGCGATGCTCGGCGGACTTTGCCGGTCGGGTCAGGCAGAACATTAGACCGGCGGCCACGACATAGAGGCAGGCGATCACCACATAGACCTTGCCGATGCCGAAGGCCGCGAACAGTCCGGCTCCGGTCAACGCGCCGGCGATGCGCGCGCTGTCCTGCGTCGTGCGCGACAGGCTGATCGCACCCACCAGCAGCTCGGCTGGCATGATATCGGCGAGCAGTGCGCTGCGAAGACCGAGATCCGAGGAGCGGATCAGGCCCATGATCGTCACGATGATCATCACCTTGAGCGGCGCCAGATGGCCGGTCAGCGCCAGCACCATGATGGTCGAGGCGAGCACCGTATAGGTGAGACGCAGTACGACAAGAAGATCGCGGTGACCGATGCGGTCACCGACCATCCCGAGCACCGGAGCGATCAGCGTTCCCACATATTGCAGCGAGGCGAGAACGGTCAGCAGCAGCACCGAGCCTGTTTCGACCAGGATGTACCAGCCGAGCACCAGCGTCTCGATCTCGAACGCCCAGGACGTGAGCAGGTCCGACGGCCACTGGAAGCGATAGTTACGGATGCGGAATGGTGCGAGCGCGGAAGGTCTTGTGGGTGTGCTCAAGATGCGTTGACGGGTTTCACGGCGATTCCCGGTCCTTATTATTCGTTCTTCTGTTCGGCAGGGTAGCCCCCGCGACGCTCCTGTCAATTGGCGCTGCCGCATGCCGCCATGTTTGGCGACGAGGTGCGGTGCACCAGCGTGTCCGCGGCAGTTGCCCGGCCAATACGGCACACGGACTAGCCGCCGCTTGCTCTTCCGGCACGCAAAGCCCATTCTGGTTCGCATCCTGAGGCCCATTCTCGTAGGGGGCAGCAGATCACACCATCGCGGCCTCCGCGAGGTCTTGAGCCATGAACTGCTCCGGTTGCGGTTTCGAGGTTCAGAGCGGCTTTGCCTTCTGCCCGAAGTGCGGCACGAAGCAGCCGCAGGCGTGTCCCGGCTGCGGCTTCCCATGCGCGCCGGATTTCGTCTATTGCCCGAAATGCGGCGTCCCGGTCGGCGGGACCAGGAATGACCACGGGTCGGGATCGGCACAGTCCTCGTCGTCGCTGCAGACGGCTCAACCCGCATTTCGACCGCAATCGGACAATGTCGATGGTGAAGCAAACCGCCGCACCATCACCGTGCTGTTTGCCGACCTCAGCGGCTTCACGGCGATGAGCGAGCGGCTCGACCCCGAGGTCATTCAGACGCTTCAGAACCAATTGTTCGAGGAGCTGACGGCCGCGGTGCAGAGTTTTGGCGGCTTCGTGGACAAATTCATTGGCGATGCGCTGCTCGCGCTGTTCGGTGCGCCGGCGGCGCACGAGGACGATCCCGAGCGCGCCGTACGCGCGGCTCTCGACATGATCAGCCGGACGGCGCTGCTCAGCGAACGCGCCGAGGCGTATGCCGGTTCACCGCTGCTGCTCCATATCGGCATCAACACCGGGCATGTCGTTGCGGGCGGGCTTGGTGTGGGCGTTGCCAAATCCTATTCGGTGACCGGGGACACGGTGAATACGGCCCAGCGATTGCAGTCGATGGCGGCTCCGGGAGAGGTTTTGGTCGGGCCCTTGACCTATCGTCTGACGCGGCATGCGTTCGCCTATGACTCGCTTGGCGAGGTCTCACTCAAAGGCAAGATGGGCAGCGTGTTGGTCCATCGCCTAAAGGAACAGCTCGACACGCCCCGGACGGCACGAGGTCTCGACACGTTGGGCCTCAATGCGCCGCTGGTTGGGCGCGACGCCGAGCTTGCGCGCATGATCGGCAGCCTCGATCTTGCGTGCGGTGGCGCCGCTCAACTGGTGCGGCTGGTCGGTGAAGCCGGCATCGGCAAAACGCGCTTGGTCAGCGAATTCGCCGCCCGCATCGGCGAGGAGGATCGCTTCGCCGGGCTGGCGATCCGGCAGGTGTCCTGCTCGCCGCTGGGCGAACAATCTTATGGCACACTCGCCGCCGTGCTGCGCAGTGCCTACGGCATCGCGCAGAAGGCTGACGCCGGGGAGGCTGAGACGAAGGTCGCCGAGGCGCTGGCGGAGCTTGGCCTCGCCAGTGACGAAGCTGACCGCCTGATGCCGCTCTATCTGCATGTCCTCGGGCTCGGCGACCCCAACGCCGGGCTCAAGCATGTCGAGCCCGAGCAACTCCGCAGGCAGATATTCTTCGCGATTCGTACCGTGTTCGAACGCCGCCTGGCGTTGTCGCCGCTTCTGATCATCGTCGAGGATCTGCATTGGGCCGACGCGGTGTCGCTTGAAGCGTTGCGGTTTCTGATGGACCGGCTGGAGCGGACGCGGCTGATGCTGGTGTTTACACATCGGCCGGTGCTGGAACTGGACCTGTTCGGTTCGAGCAGGATCAGTCACACGACCATTCGGCTCCCCCCGCTTGATGACGATGACGGACAAAGGCTGCTCGCGGCCTATTTCAGTCAGGGGTGGCGTGAATCACCGGGACGCCTGTTCGGTCGAATCCTCGATCGCGCCGGCGGCAATCCGCTTTTCCTCGAAGAGATCATCCGCGGCCTCATCGACGCCGGCGCCCTTGAATGCGACGGCGCGCAGTGGCGGATCAAGTCGGATGACGCCGCCGCCGATATTCCGGCAAGCATTCAGGCATTGTTGCTGGCGCGCCTCGACCGGTTGCCGCATCAGGCGCGCCGCCTGGCGCAGGAGGCTGCGGTGATTGGTCCGCGTTTTGATGCGGCGACTCTCGGGGCGGCCGCAACGGAGCCGGCAACGGCTGAAGCAGGGCTCGAACTTCTGTGCGATGCGGAGATCATCGAAGAGATCGCAGGCTCGAACTCGATCTCACTGCGGACCTATCGCTTCACGCAAACCATGCTTCAGGACGTGATCTACCAAAACCTGCTTCTTCAGCGGCGGATCGAGCTTCATGGACGGATTGGCGCCGCGCTGGAGCGGCTCTATGGCCATGAGCCCGAGCGCCTTGAAGATCTCATCCTGCTCGGACATCACTTCAGTCTAAGCGCGAGCAGGCCGAAGGGCGCGCGCTATCTGCGCGCCGCCGGCGATCGCGCACGCGCCAGCTATGCCAACGACGATGCCCTGCGCTTCTACCAGCAATCCCTCGCCGTGCTGTCGACCGGTAGCGGGTGGGAGGTGGAACGCCTCATCCTGTACGAGTGCATTGCTGATCTCTGTCGGGTGGCTGGCCGTCGAAGCACGGCCGAAGAGCACTATCGATGCGCGCTGGAGGGACACCGTACGGCTCAGGACCGCCTTGGTGAGGCACGAATTCATCGCAAGCTTGGCCGACTGTTCTGGGACGCCGGCAAGCGCGTCAGCGCAGAGACGCACTATGCCGATGCGGCTGAACGGCTGAGTGAGATCAACGCGCCGATCGAATGGGCGCACCTCTTGCAAGAGCGCGGTCGTCTCGCCTTTCGCATGGGCGATCACGGCGCCGCGGCAAGATGGGCAGACGAGGCTCTCGGCTATGCACGGTCCGTACCGGCGGACACGGACGAGCCGGCCGAGCTCGAGGCGGCACGCGCGATTGCGGAGGCCCTCAATACTAAGGCGGTCGCGCTGGCGCGGCTTGGGCGACATCTGGAGGCGGTACGCGAGGTGGAGCAAAGTGTCGCGGCAGCCGAGGCCGCCGGCCTGTTCAACGTGGCGTGTCGCGGCTACACCAACCTTGGCGTGCTCTACACGATCGTCGATCCGGCGAAAGCCGTCGAGGTTTGCCGACGTGGCCTCGATGTCGCGCGTCGGACCGGGGATCTCGGCTTCCAGGCGCGTCTTCTCGCCAACCTT
Coding sequences within it:
- a CDS encoding long-chain fatty acid--CoA ligase; its protein translation is MMDYAGRVAQADTYPKMLRLNAKEHGNEIALREKDLGLWRPFTWNDYQTRVRDFALGLIELGLGRGDVIGIIGDNRPDWVAAEIATHAIGGLSLGLYRDVLDEEASYLLNYGEAQLVFAEDEEQVDKLLALAERVPKLKHIIYSDPRGMRKYDDPRLMSAEKFAELGRARAAREPQLYDQLVDATRGEDVAILCTTSGTTSHPKLAMLAAGRVLGHCATYLAFDPKGPDDEYVSVLPLPWIMEQVYVLGKGLLCRMKINFVEEPDTMMNDLREIAPTFVLFAPRVWESIAADVRAKVMDATPFKQRLFDIGMKSGLAALEQGKRSGFADAILFRALRDRLGFTRLRSAATGGAALGPDTFKFFQAMGVPLRTLYGQTELLGAYTLHPEGKVDPDTTGVPMAENVEIRIDNADIHGVGEIVVRHPNMFLGYYKNPEASIADIRDGWMLSGDAGYFNANRQLVVIDRIKDLAETSRGERFSPQFIENKLKFSPYIAEAVVLGAGRDALAAMICIRYSIISKWAEKNRLSFTTYSDLASRPEVYALLQKEVETVNATLPPAQRISRFLLLYKELDADDGELTRTRKVRRGVINEKYAGIIDAIYRGDADIPVDTVIRFQDGTTQRVRTTLRVVDLGGHGHMAEAAE
- a CDS encoding branched-chain amino acid ABC transporter permease; translation: MAGPALIPAGDFRTSYAADTTIFPTTTSRNFAILGVLLLCLVPQIISGYWLSILIQIGIFSIAALGLNILVGFTGQISIGHAAFFLLGAFTSAYISNNAPIPVFFAIPLAGIVTAFVGLIFGIPAARLKGLYLVIATLAAQYILLDFFSRAEWFSGGSVPASAEPFSIFGYTLRGDKQYFYVVLAYVLASYILVTNLMRTRDGRALVAIRDHYLSAEIMGINLTKYRTLSFGLAAFFAGIAGALYAHYQQVVSQEGFGIERSILFLAMIIIGGTGSIMGTLMGTAFVVLLPESIELLSLYLKGGAIDKALALNNNITFLREITIGAIIIAFLMFEPDGLAHRWRQIKAYWKLYPFSH
- a CDS encoding ABC transporter ATP-binding protein — encoded protein: MATSLEVRGVSLRFGGVRALTDVSFSIREGELFSIIGPNGAGKTSIVNCISGRYKPTEGQLFYQGRDITGLTPNARPKLGIGRTFQNLALFHHMSVLDNIMVGRHHLLKNNFLTGSLYWLTGARKEELEHRRKVEEIIDFLDLQSVRKATAGTLSYGLRKRVELARAMALEPRLILLDEPMAGMNFEEKEDMARYIVDLNEEFGMTVVMIEHDMGVVMDISHRVMVLDFGRKIAEGDPAAVLADPHVKRAYLGEEDEVLVDLDDAPPAQESAA
- a CDS encoding branched-chain amino acid ABC transporter permease, with translation MNTAFLIQLLVNGLVVGTLYGVVAMSFVLIYKATQVVNFAQGELLLVGAWVCWALLAKYQVPFWIGMPMTLVFMFVFGIAIQVLILRPMIGEPIISVIMVTIGLSTMLQATLKWMFGVNPQPFPRVFESQSVSLFGLQIQTVYVMSLVVSVAMMIGMAWFFRASKYGLAMRATAFNQQVAQSLGISVKSVFAMAWAISATVSAVAGVVVAVVNGVSSGLAAYGIKVFPAAILGGLDSVGGAVLGGIIIGLLENVAQYVDSEYLHWGNLYEIAPFYVLIIVLMIKPYGLFGTHDIERI
- a CDS encoding ABC transporter substrate-binding protein — protein: MKMKAFLSTASLAIAIAAFSASAQAQIAIGHLADYSGGTSDVGTPYGQAVADTFAWVNKNGGIGGKQVNVDTNDYGYQVPKAIALYKKWSAPDSKVAAIMGWGTADTEALTGFLAQDKIPDLSGSYAAALTDPEGVSGKAKPAPYNFFYGPSYSDALRAMLMWAAEDWKAKGKPGKPKFVHMGANHPYPNAPKAAGEAMAQELGFEVLPPLVFALAPGDYSAQCLSLKSSGANYAYLGNTAASNISVMKACKTAGVEIQFLGNVWGMDENAAKTAGDAANGVIFPLRTAVSWGGDAPGMKTVMEISKMSDPSGKVYRPVHYIAAVCSALYMKEALDWAAKNGGATGDNVVKGFYQKKDWVPAGMEGVCNPSTWTDKDHRGTLKVDLYRTKISGATDGDLNDLIAKGTIKLEKVKTVELPRKPELLGW
- a CDS encoding Crp/Fnr family transcriptional regulator, which codes for MISEDQLKRVAAWSRELTPAEIEVARAGITERSYGTGETVFMRGDKFDYWAGMVSGLARMGGVSRDGKETSLAGLTAGAWFGEGSVLKNEPRRYDVVALRNSRVALMERSAFMWLFENSVGFNRFLVRQLNERLGQFIGMLEVNRTLDATSRLARSIASLFNPILYPESTAHLEITQEEIGALSGMSRQNANRALNRLEKEGLLRLEYGGVTILNVERLRGYGD
- a CDS encoding MFS transporter encodes the protein MSTPTRPSALAPFRIRNYRFQWPSDLLTSWAFEIETLVLGWYILVETGSVLLLTVLASLQYVGTLIAPVLGMVGDRIGHRDLLVVLRLTYTVLASTIMVLALTGHLAPLKVMIIVTIMGLIRSSDLGLRSALLADIMPAELLVGAISLSRTTQDSARIAGALTGAGLFAAFGIGKVYVVIACLYVVAAGLMFCLTRPAKSAEHRAVESHSGSRLLRDLREGLVYSWNGPAMLAALCVAFLANLTAFPLTNGLLPYIARDIFHTDQTGLGYLSASFATGSLIGSITLSLVGGLRIARLLIGATLAWYTMLLVFVEIRTMPVAMACLLLTGIAQSMSMISAAVILMRTASAHLRGRVMGVRMMVIYGLPLGLLAAGSLIDIIGYSATGSLYAAAGFIAMLAIAIRWRADLWPVHAPANAR